The Chryseobacterium wanjuense genome includes a window with the following:
- the tssO gene encoding type VI secretion system TssO, with translation MSSNREKKLNKSDVRIGIWKFVLSFVALSAVSFICVFFFFKSYDQQREGIKKQADDYRELLTRSDLLRTHVDSIYYRMNQLDINKVDNDIILKNYIMDNVQDAKNIMGKDSADNFKHYSILMKQIEPMLALKNQIVKVSYDEQIALRDLSECRGKVGIVNNELRVDPTRKFTGSRRRR, from the coding sequence ATGTCTTCGAACAGGGAGAAAAAATTAAACAAGTCAGACGTCAGGATAGGCATTTGGAAATTTGTTCTATCATTTGTCGCATTATCAGCTGTTTCTTTCATCTGCGTCTTTTTCTTTTTCAAGAGCTACGACCAGCAGAGAGAAGGAATCAAAAAGCAGGCTGATGACTACCGAGAATTACTTACCAGAAGCGATCTGCTCAGAACTCATGTAGATAGTATTTATTACAGGATGAATCAGCTTGATATCAACAAGGTGGACAATGATATTATCCTGAAAAACTATATCATGGACAACGTACAGGATGCGAAAAACATCATGGGTAAAGACAGCGCAGACAATTTCAAGCATTATTCCATTCTGATGAAGCAGATCGAGCCGATGCTGGCCCTGAAAAATCAGATTGTAAAGGTTTCCTACGACGAGCAGATTGCCCTTCGGGATCTTTCCGAATGCAGAGGAAAAGTAGGAATTGTGAACAACGAATTGAGGGTAGATCCTACCAGAAAATTCACAGGAAGCAGACGTAGAAGATAA
- a CDS encoding PKD domain-containing protein — translation MNYFQKNKKNIIIGVIATLLIAALVALWLQKKVIHSADDIVGVVYPSSVAVGDTLLFEDKTQFAKTKRWSFGDGTTSDKSSGIHFYNKPGYYQVTLIIDNKYSKSFPVMVSARGLPKPKDTTKNKTLIDAQTQAMQFENVQFRAVSDAKQFTWKFGETGNIDSKDKLAIYSYKKPGDYIVTLYTDESEEPILHQIKILPAYDALEEEVSVEDAYAKIDNDFKYHLQQIANGNSFNMHYNYLLRTYLCNNENTVVKVNDSKVNNFYMYCAGLQFDKNNVIQTVKVNFDDAQNCVTKIDINQSK, via the coding sequence ATGAATTACTTTCAAAAAAACAAGAAGAACATTATTATTGGTGTTATTGCGACTTTGCTGATAGCTGCGTTGGTTGCATTGTGGTTGCAGAAGAAAGTGATACACTCCGCCGATGATATTGTCGGGGTAGTTTATCCGTCGTCTGTTGCAGTAGGAGATACGCTTTTGTTTGAAGACAAAACCCAGTTTGCAAAAACCAAGAGATGGAGTTTTGGGGACGGGACAACTTCTGATAAAAGCAGTGGAATCCACTTTTACAATAAACCGGGATATTATCAGGTAACGTTGATTATCGATAACAAATATTCCAAATCCTTTCCGGTAATGGTTTCCGCAAGAGGCCTTCCGAAGCCGAAAGACACTACAAAAAACAAAACTTTGATCGACGCCCAGACTCAGGCCATGCAATTTGAAAACGTACAGTTTCGCGCCGTTTCCGATGCCAAACAGTTCACCTGGAAATTCGGTGAGACCGGAAACATCGATTCTAAAGACAAACTGGCCATTTATTCCTACAAAAAACCGGGCGATTATATCGTAACGCTTTACACAGACGAAAGCGAAGAGCCGATTTTGCACCAGATCAAAATTCTTCCTGCCTATGATGCCCTGGAAGAAGAAGTGAGCGTGGAAGATGCTTATGCTAAAATTGATAATGATTTTAAATACCATCTTCAGCAGATCGCCAACGGAAACAGTTTCAATATGCACTACAATTATTTATTGAGAACTTATCTGTGCAACAACGAAAATACAGTGGTAAAAGTAAACGACAGCAAAGTAAACAATTTCTACATGTACTGTGCGGGTCTTCAGTTTGACAAAAATAATGTCATCCAGACTGTAAAAGTAAACTTCGATGATGCACAAAACTGTGTAACCAAAATAGATATAAACCAAAGTAAATAA
- a CDS encoding HU family DNA-binding protein, producing MTKAELVNTISNKLGTEKNETQKVVEAFMQEIRTSMYNGDNVYLRGFGSFIIKTRAAKTGRNISKNTAIEIPAHNIPAFKPSKSFVEKVKTKVAVK from the coding sequence ATGACAAAGGCAGAATTGGTAAATACCATCTCAAATAAGTTGGGAACAGAAAAGAATGAAACACAGAAAGTTGTAGAAGCTTTTATGCAAGAGATCAGGACTTCTATGTATAATGGAGATAACGTTTATTTAAGAGGTTTTGGTTCTTTTATCATCAAAACAAGAGCTGCTAAAACAGGAAGAAATATTTCTAAAAATACTGCAATTGAGATTCCTGCTCATAACATTCCTGCTTTCAAACCTTCAAAATCTTTTGTAGAGAAAGTAAAAACTAAAGTTGCAGTAAAATAA
- the tssR gene encoding type VI secretion system protein TssR domain-containing protein, giving the protein MKNKLPLAAYYIGVSVLLTSCQVKLPSKRTPEPSQYGQIDNASVVNGFPKKSVPWIAISDRSRNTAYLDKSDEKSYKEVKFLEPLMVLKNRDGMVKVAEYIPDALMKKVSSKQIKTYGWIPESDLLLWSNSLKNEKTGFPVRVAVVPSNSEVIRSSERYYKNDSIMVFNSPSLIEQANVKIPNGQIVYVYKQAENNKRFLVGKKPTIDIDSIGTSLYGWVSSNVVSAWGERSAVKMKNTTGVTETALGLHEGSPGGNETENRTAILLTDVNKRTPLENIYPVSLSLNETPTPDSKTKYFTNILDYSKNYVFNVLGEPIYFDRYREITERNKRINIVFALDISAPNAPYAPIVKSLLQDLQLRFEKPSYFNQVKYGVVLYKNNSCGDNVAVSNLSTDYSKITTFIDQKTNEMNCASNSGYQPVNEGLMAAGNLLTSVPDETNIVVTVGTSANQSGNMYGVINSLTQAQARLIMFQTSARSSDTYNDFVLMAENVVTNTAKNIAELKKQKIINQNDVLTKNNFSLIEGDEGFFSLAYPKQSMSQGFVIFPKKGDIATPGYLKKSVDSLIAQVTLDNETLDKSLNDYFHSSVGAGRTDVDLKYKYLYPGLTNPVPAGIAAQLINYGSPFLVKGYIPKELKDYKPGLEKGILISETEYDNLKLFYTEVYQKTGAERADFNQSRAIKEYVSLLKKYNPTVKFLDKGDLYEQPMSYAVGISTGFDNSEEELMSKYNLKGWRKSKIITNETVRTYFRHYKDLADRMLSHRNNPAVKIEQNGQIFYWLNEYFMPTMLPTEEPEFTKH; this is encoded by the coding sequence ATGAAAAATAAACTTCCTCTAGCAGCATATTACATCGGAGTTTCGGTATTACTGACGAGCTGTCAGGTAAAATTACCCTCAAAGAGAACTCCGGAGCCGTCACAATACGGGCAGATCGATAATGCATCTGTCGTAAATGGTTTTCCTAAAAAATCAGTTCCGTGGATTGCGATTTCAGACCGGTCCAGAAATACGGCGTATTTAGATAAAAGTGATGAAAAATCGTATAAAGAAGTTAAGTTTTTAGAGCCGTTAATGGTGCTTAAAAACCGCGACGGAATGGTGAAAGTAGCAGAATATATTCCGGATGCATTAATGAAAAAAGTTTCATCAAAACAGATCAAAACCTACGGCTGGATTCCGGAATCTGATCTTCTTCTCTGGAGCAATTCTTTAAAAAACGAAAAAACAGGTTTTCCTGTACGGGTAGCCGTTGTACCAAGCAACAGCGAAGTCATCAGAAGCTCAGAAAGATACTATAAAAACGATTCGATCATGGTGTTCAATTCACCAAGTTTGATCGAGCAGGCCAACGTAAAAATCCCGAACGGACAGATCGTTTATGTCTACAAACAGGCCGAAAACAACAAAAGATTTTTGGTCGGGAAAAAGCCAACCATCGATATTGATAGCATCGGCACGAGTTTGTACGGCTGGGTAAGTTCCAACGTAGTTTCGGCGTGGGGAGAACGTTCTGCCGTTAAAATGAAAAATACAACTGGCGTTACGGAAACGGCTTTAGGCCTTCACGAAGGCTCTCCGGGTGGAAATGAAACGGAAAACAGAACCGCAATTCTTCTGACGGATGTTAATAAAAGAACTCCGCTTGAAAATATTTATCCGGTAAGTTTATCATTAAATGAAACACCGACTCCGGATTCGAAAACGAAATATTTTACGAATATTTTAGATTATAGTAAAAATTATGTTTTCAATGTGTTAGGGGAACCGATTTATTTCGATCGTTACAGAGAAATTACGGAGAGAAATAAAAGGATTAACATTGTTTTTGCCTTAGATATCAGTGCGCCAAATGCACCTTACGCCCCGATTGTAAAGTCTTTGCTGCAGGATTTACAACTTAGATTCGAAAAACCGTCTTATTTCAATCAGGTGAAATATGGGGTGGTTTTATATAAAAATAATTCTTGCGGAGATAATGTGGCCGTTTCAAATTTAAGTACCGATTACAGCAAGATCACCACCTTCATCGATCAGAAAACAAATGAGATGAATTGTGCAAGCAATAGTGGTTATCAACCTGTAAACGAAGGTTTAATGGCTGCCGGAAATCTTTTGACAAGCGTTCCTGACGAAACGAATATCGTCGTAACGGTAGGTACTTCGGCCAACCAGAGCGGAAATATGTATGGAGTGATCAATTCTTTAACTCAAGCTCAGGCCAGATTGATTATGTTCCAGACAAGCGCAAGATCTTCAGATACTTACAATGATTTTGTGTTGATGGCAGAAAACGTGGTAACCAATACTGCAAAAAATATCGCTGAATTAAAGAAGCAGAAAATCATTAATCAAAATGATGTTTTAACGAAAAATAATTTCAGCCTAATTGAAGGTGACGAAGGCTTTTTCTCACTGGCTTATCCGAAGCAAAGTATGTCTCAGGGATTTGTAATTTTCCCTAAAAAAGGGGACATTGCAACGCCGGGTTATCTGAAAAAGTCTGTAGACAGCTTAATTGCACAGGTAACTTTGGATAATGAAACGCTGGATAAATCGTTGAACGATTATTTCCATTCTTCGGTGGGAGCGGGCAGAACGGATGTTGATCTGAAATACAAATATCTGTATCCGGGTCTTACAAACCCTGTTCCGGCAGGAATCGCCGCTCAGCTGATCAATTACGGAAGTCCGTTTTTGGTAAAAGGATACATTCCGAAAGAATTGAAAGACTACAAGCCCGGATTGGAAAAAGGAATCCTGATTTCTGAGACGGAATACGATAATTTAAAGCTTTTCTACACAGAAGTATATCAGAAAACGGGAGCCGAAAGAGCAGATTTTAATCAGTCCAGAGCGATCAAGGAATATGTAAGCTTGTTGAAAAAATACAATCCGACAGTAAAATTCTTGGATAAAGGTGATCTTTACGAGCAGCCAATGTCTTACGCAGTAGGAATCAGTACCGGTTTCGACAATTCTGAAGAAGAATTAATGTCAAAATACAATTTGAAAGGCTGGAGAAAATCGAAAATCATCACGAATGAAACGGTAAGAACCTACTTCCGTCACTACAAAGATCTGGCAGACAGAATGCTTTCTCACAGAAACAATCCTGCCGTGAAAATCGAGCAGAACGGGCAGATTTTCTATTGGCTGAATGAGTACTTTATGCCAACGATGTTACCGACGGAAGAGCCGGAATTTACTAAACATTAA
- a CDS encoding response regulator transcription factor codes for MIKTLMENPFYMLLNDCNNGHELISRNYRRQEDVFVVELFMPVLSGLEAIKYIRKSNIETPIITYSGTYQEDMAEILSKIPNIFYCEKKSNVIKDIIKGKIASNSFDYETYTKEWEQQPLAVMEYMDRQKKSQEELSPTEIQLMKFCYEGFSNKEIGEKLNLSTRTIDTYINRLTEKLGLKTKLHLIRFCVENGYYNSSM; via the coding sequence ATGATCAAAACGCTGATGGAAAACCCGTTCTATATGCTTCTTAACGACTGCAACAACGGCCACGAGCTGATCAGCAGAAATTACAGAAGGCAGGAAGACGTATTTGTCGTAGAACTCTTCATGCCGGTATTAAGTGGGCTTGAGGCGATAAAATACATCCGAAAAAGCAACATCGAAACGCCGATCATCACTTACTCCGGGACTTACCAGGAGGATATGGCAGAAATTCTTTCAAAAATTCCGAATATTTTTTATTGCGAGAAAAAAAGCAATGTCATCAAAGATATTATCAAAGGAAAAATAGCTTCCAACAGCTTCGATTACGAGACCTATACCAAAGAATGGGAACAACAGCCATTGGCCGTAATGGAGTATATGGATCGCCAGAAAAAAAGCCAGGAAGAACTTTCTCCGACCGAAATACAGCTCATGAAATTCTGCTACGAGGGTTTCAGCAACAAGGAAATCGGAGAAAAACTGAACCTCAGCACGAGAACAATTGACACCTATATCAACCGCCTTACAGAAAAGCTCGGATTGAAGACAAAACTTCACCTGATCCGCTTCTGCGTGGAGAACGGCTACTACAATTCCAGCATGTAA
- the tssO gene encoding type VI secretion system TssO translates to MQGQITLSKKERHYQFLYLILMLLAALIFLGIIFLKGFESPFSDEDIISIRNLEEKTKFDQEQKFTYKLMDSTFSQINRLTDQPPQPFTENNIMNGINDVANQLANDNTTDIRKDAFPQIAKFYKMYFDDKKIISSKTENIKSFQKQFEECSIGFKEKKNQLFQRETALKSRTQ, encoded by the coding sequence ATGCAGGGACAAATCACACTATCAAAAAAAGAAAGGCATTATCAGTTTTTATATTTGATCTTAATGCTTTTGGCAGCACTTATCTTTCTGGGAATTATCTTTTTAAAAGGTTTTGAATCACCGTTTTCCGATGAAGACATCATCTCGATCCGGAATCTTGAAGAAAAAACAAAATTCGACCAGGAACAGAAATTCACCTACAAATTGATGGACAGTACATTTTCGCAGATCAACAGGCTTACCGACCAGCCTCCGCAGCCTTTTACCGAGAATAATATCATGAACGGAATCAATGATGTAGCGAATCAGCTGGCCAATGATAACACGACAGACATCAGGAAAGATGCATTTCCGCAGATTGCGAAATTTTATAAAATGTACTTCGACGATAAAAAAATTATTTCAAGCAAAACTGAGAATATCAAAAGTTTCCAAAAACAGTTTGAGGAATGCTCAATCGGGTTTAAAGAAAAGAAAAACCAGCTTTTCCAACGCGAAACAGCCCTAAAATCAAGAACTCAGTAA
- a CDS encoding DUF4280 domain-containing protein, which produces MSQQSSPHDGKYFVVQKGKAQCNQGDKFPQYKVTTHQKHFWNDSDGNTDFLGVTENDLQFNPPGPSFGQCKLKPTSGGYLPCSYAPAGKWQKTYDKVTIMGKKIVTELSELQCVVGGKITIKDHGQRGEMSKQNVKNADNKTVQHINPLVKMQDFKETVLESEIDAY; this is translated from the coding sequence ATGTCACAGCAATCATCACCTCATGATGGCAAATACTTTGTCGTTCAAAAGGGTAAAGCCCAGTGTAATCAGGGTGATAAATTCCCTCAATATAAAGTCACAACCCATCAGAAGCACTTTTGGAATGATTCCGATGGAAACACAGATTTTCTCGGCGTCACGGAGAATGACCTTCAGTTCAACCCTCCCGGACCAAGCTTCGGGCAATGTAAATTGAAGCCGACTTCCGGTGGATATTTACCATGTTCTTATGCGCCTGCCGGAAAATGGCAGAAAACCTATGATAAAGTGACCATCATGGGTAAAAAGATCGTGACCGAACTTTCGGAGCTGCAATGTGTAGTGGGAGGAAAAATTACGATTAAAGACCACGGGCAGCGCGGAGAAATGAGCAAACAGAACGTGAAAAATGCCGATAACAAGACGGTACAGCACATCAATCCGCTGGTGAAAATGCAGGACTTCAAAGAGACTGTCCTGGAAAGTGAAATTGACGCTTATTAA